The Streptomyces achromogenes genome window below encodes:
- a CDS encoding DUF6343 family protein, which translates to MRTGNEPMTARSPLRARFWLSVWGLVWATFGTVVFALVGRPGWAVACGVLWLIVTIGMAVILRRMHQGSRWQPGRDVPPYVPPEGRRR; encoded by the coding sequence ATGCGTACGGGCAATGAACCGATGACAGCCCGGAGTCCCCTGCGAGCGCGCTTCTGGCTGAGTGTCTGGGGTCTGGTCTGGGCAACCTTCGGAACGGTCGTGTTCGCCCTGGTCGGGCGGCCCGGCTGGGCAGTGGCGTGCGGCGTGCTGTGGCTTATCGTCACCATCGGCATGGCCGTGATCCTTCGGCGTATGCACCAGGGCTCGCGCTGGCAGCCGGGCCGCGATGTCCCGCCGTACGTGCCGCCGGAGGGCCGTCGCCGGTAG
- a CDS encoding universal stress protein, producing MCAVIKVLTLDSPARAVVHDTETAGLLVVGRRRHRGALAPRLGPVAQAAVHHAACPIAVVPHG from the coding sequence GTGTGCGCGGTGATCAAAGTCCTCACCCTTGACAGCCCGGCCAGAGCAGTCGTCCACGACACGGAGACGGCGGGACTGCTGGTCGTTGGCAGACGCAGGCACCGGGGCGCCCTGGCGCCGCGGCTCGGGCCCGTGGCCCAAGCGGCCGTGCACCATGCGGCCTGTCCCATCGCCGTTGTCCCCCATGGCTGA